The Streptomyces sp. DH-12 genome has a window encoding:
- a CDS encoding 5-formyltetrahydrofolate cyclo-ligase has protein sequence MTADDVHGHADALARRALALPELAEARTVAAYVSVGSEPGTLALLDALRARGVRVLLPALLPDNDLAWGVYRGPDSLRPARHGGGRMTLLEPAGERLGPDAVTEADAVLLPGLSVDARGMRLGRGGGSYDRVLARLDRAGARPALVVLLYDWEVVERVPEEPHDRPVHAVVTPSGVRRFGRPAPHPPESS, from the coding sequence TTGACGGCCGATGACGTTCACGGGCACGCCGACGCCCTGGCCCGCCGGGCGCTCGCGCTGCCCGAGCTGGCCGAGGCGCGCACGGTGGCCGCGTACGTCTCCGTGGGGAGCGAACCAGGCACCCTCGCCCTGCTGGACGCGCTGCGCGCGCGGGGCGTGCGCGTCCTGCTGCCCGCCTTGCTGCCGGACAACGACCTGGCGTGGGGCGTGTACCGGGGACCGGACTCCCTGAGGCCGGCGCGTCACGGCGGCGGGCGGATGACCCTGCTGGAGCCGGCCGGGGAGCGCCTGGGGCCCGACGCCGTGACGGAGGCGGACGCCGTGCTGCTGCCGGGTCTGTCGGTGGACGCCCGCGGCATGCGGCTGGGCCGCGGCGGCGGCTCCTACGACCGTGTCCTCGCCCGCCTGGACCGCGCCGGCGCCCGTCCGGCGCTGGTGGTGCTGCTGTACGACTGGGAGGTCGTCGAGCGGGTTCCCGAGGAGCCGCACGACCGGCCGGTGCACGCGGTGGTGACACCGTCCGGGGTGCGGCGGTTCGGCCGTCCCGCGCCGCACCCGCCGGAAAGCTCCTGA